The sequence below is a genomic window from Haloferax mediterranei ATCC 33500.
GTTCACATCGACGGCACCCCAGAGAGCATGTATGAACGCTGAAGAATTCTGTGAGTCTATCGAGGCGGCAAAGCAAACGCAACTCGAACGACTCGGGTCCTCGAAGCTCCTTCTCGCCCTCACCGAAGCGGACCTATCCAAACCGGCGGTACTCCGCACCGCCGCTTTCTCGGAGCACGCGGCCCGCGAGACGTTCCGCTCGTGGGCCGAAAGCGAGGACGACGAGCGCGCGAAATCGGCGTTCGAGACGACAGCACAACAGGAAGACGAGCACCTCCAGCGGGTCCTCGGTGCGCTTGACGAAGCTATCGACTTCCCGGACGAACCGGGACCGATGCACGCGTACCTCCGCGGGCGCGACGACACCATCGAACGAATCGCCGCTGGCATGGTCGGCCGCGGACTCGTCTCGCTTCGAACCCACACGCAGGTAATCGGCTTTTTCGTCAACGAGGCGGACAGACAGGGTGCGGACCTGTTCCGGGAGTTAAAATCCGAAACCGAAGACACCCTCAACATCGGTCTCGACCTGCTCGACGAGTTGTGTGTGAGCGACGACGACTGGGAGCGCGCCCGGATGGTCGCCGAGTACGTCATCCAAGTTGCCTATGACGACTACGCTGACGGACTCGCCGAACTCGGCGTCGACCCCAAGCCGCTTTGTTGAGGCCGACCGTCGACCAAGAGATGTTCGTCCGCCGTCGCTGTCCGAACCGACTCATCCGCCGTCGCTGTCCGAACCTATTCGTCCCCCCGAGTGGTAGCCCGAAGCATGACTACCGAAGTACGCGGACGCGTGGAGGCGCTCTACACCGCACCGTCGAAGGGCGAGTCGATGGTGGCCCACGAGACCGTCGCGGTCAGAGACGGGGGCGTCGACGGTGACCGGTACTTCGAGGGAACCGGCTACTACTCCGCGACCGACGGGTGTCAGGTGACGCTCGTCGATGCCGCGGTGCTGGACGACGCCGAACGCGAGTTCGGACTCGACCTTTCGAGCGGACAACACCGCCGAAACGTCGTCGTCCGCGGCGTCGACCTCGCAGACCTGCTCGATGCGACGTTCGAACTTGGCGAGGCTGAACTCCGTGGAACGAAACTCAGGCCGCCCTGTGCGTATCTCGCGGACCTCGTCGGCGACGAAGACGTGGTCGAAGCGCTTCGCGAACGTCGCGGCGGTATCTGTGCCGATGTCGTCACACCCGGCCACGTCGCCGTCGGTGACGGTCTTCGGGTGACCGAAGCGAACCCGCGCGAGATGGGGAGGCAGATAGCCGAACGACTCGGCGGAAGCAACGCAGAAACGGAGCCTTCGGGACCAGAGGTCGGACACGAATGACAGAATCGAATCGGCAGACTGAATCGAGTCAGCAGACTGAGCACGGCCCAGTCAACCGAGCGAGAGCGGGTCTTCAGACGGCGTTCGGTACCGGGTCGAACACGCAAGACCCAGTCGTCGCGCTCGCACCCGGCCGAGTGAACCTCGTCGGCGGCCACACCGACTACAACGACGGTCTCTGTCTCCCGATGGCCGTGGACCGATACGTCGCGGTCGCCGCCCGTCCCCGAGATGATGACCTGCTGCGTGTCCATGCGACCGACTTCGACGGGACGGCACGGATTGCCCCCGGCGACGACCCAGACGGCTGGGCCGCCTACATCGCCGCCGTCGCTCGCGTCCTCCGCGAACAGGTGCCGATTCCCGGTTCAGACCTCGCTATCGCTTCGACTGTCCCATCGGGGGCCGGTCTCTCATCGTCCGCAGCGCTCGAGCTCGCAACCGGGCGGGCGCTTCTCGCCGTCGCGGACGCGGAACTGCCGACGACCGACCTCGCACTCGCGTGTTGGCGGGCCGAACGAGAGGGCGTCGGCGTCGAGTGCGGTATCCTCGACCAGTTCGCCGTCGGTCTCTGCAAGTCCGACTCGGCGCTTTTTCTCGACTGCCGAACCCGCGAGTACGAACACGTCCCGCTCGGCGGAGCGGTCGGCATCCTCGTGATAGACACCGGTGTCTCCCACGAGTTAGCGGACTCGGGTTACAACGACCGCGTCCGCGAGTGCCGCGAGGCAGTTACCGCGCTCCGAGATGCGTCTGGCCGCCCGCTCGACACGCTCAGGGATGTCGACCGCGACCTGCTGGAATCCCACGCCGATGCCCTCGAACCAGTCCACTACCGCCGGGCGAAACACGTCGTGACCGAAAACGAACGCGTCAACGTTGCCCGCGATGCGCTCTCCGCGGGTGACTTCGAACGGGTCGGTGAAGCGATGGTCGCGGGTCACGAAAGTCTCCGCGACGAGTACGAAGTGAGTTCCCCGGAATTGGATGCCGCAGTCGAACTCGCAACCGAGGTCGATGGTGTCTACGGGGCGCGGATGACCGGCGGCGGATTCGGCGGCAGCGCCGTGGCGCTGGTCGACGGCGACGAACTCGGTTGCGCAAAAGAAGCGATTCGAGCGGTGCTCCCCGAGCGTGTCGGGTCGGATGCACGGGTGTTCGCCTGCCGACCCAGCGGTGGTGTTGGGTTGGTTCACTCCCGCTGACGACTTCGCCTCACCGCTCCGCACCTTACCTCTCCGGACCCCATCTCACCATACCTTACCTCTCTGCATCCAACCTCTCTGCACCTCACCTTACCTCACCTTACCTTACCTTACCTCACCTTACCTTACCTTACCTCACCTTACCTTACCTTACCTTACCTTACCTCTTTGCACCCCACTTCACTCGGGGAAGATGCTGTTCGGCAGGAATGCGGTGACCGACCAGTTGGGCGCGCCCACGACCTCGCTCATTTTGAGGTCGAGTGCTGCGGAACAGAGGATATAGGCCTCGCCGCGGGTCAATCCGTGCTCGGATTCGAGGTGCGAAATCATGTGCCGGACGGCCCGCTTCATCGCACCCATCAGGTTATCGTCGATGCCGGTCGTCCCATACGCCGGTCCCTCAGACCCAATTGAGATAGCCGCCGTCTCCAACTCAGGTTGCGAGATGGACTTGTCTTTCAGCACGTCGAATCGCGCCGTGACGAACATCGGCGCTTCGATACCGGTGACACAGACCTCGCCGTCGCCCTGTGCCGCGTGACAGTCACCGGTCGAAAAGAGCGCATCTTCGACTTCGATTGGGAGGTACAGCGTTGACCCCTTCGTGAGCTGTGCCACATCCATGTTGCCACCGGTGTCACGCGGTGGGAGTGTGTTGTGCGCGCCGCTGGCGGCCGGGGCGACGCCGGCGATTCCGGGGAACAGGTTCAGCGGCACTTCGATGTCGTTCACGAAGTGCGCCACGTCGTCGCCGAGGTCCCAGATGTAGAGCCCTCCCTCCTCGAAGTCTTCCGGGAGGAGCCCGTAGCCCATCTCGCCGGGCATATAGCCCGTATAGCCCCATCCCTTGTGCTCGAAGTCGAGGAACTCGACGGCGAGGACGTCGCCCGGCTCGGCACCTTCGACGGCGACCGGACCGGTAAGCGGGTGAACCGGGTCGAAACTCACGTTCCCGAAGTCTTCCGCTGTCGACCCCGGCGTGATTTGTCCGTCGAGCGCGTCTCGGCACTCGAATCGAACCACTTCGCCGGGTTCGACGGTGAGGACCGATTCGAGGCTGTTGTCCCACTTGTTGTGAATGTATTCGTCGTCGTCACTCAGCTCGTAGTCGATGGTGTAATCGTCCGTCATACGATAACATATAACGTTCTTATGTGACAAAAACTAGCTAGACAGGAGGCCCGCAGAATCGAGAAAACCGAAAGAGAGGAGGGTTGGAGTTCGGCGAAGTTTACGCTTCGTCGAAGAGGGTATCGCCGTCGACCATGTGCGCTTCGACGGTGTCCATGTCGAGCGTCAGGCCGAGACCCGGCTCCTCCGGAATCTCGATGTAGCCGTCCTCGATGACGGTCTCCTCGACGAGGTCCTCCCACCAGCCGAGTTCGTAGGAGTGGTACTCGACGGCAAGCGAGTTCGGAATCGCCGTGCCGACGTGCGCGGAGGCCATCGTCGCGACGGGTGACGAGACGTTGTGCATAGCGACCGGGACGTAGTACTGGTTCGCCACGTCAGCAATCTTCTGCGTCTCGCGCATGCCGCCGACTTTGGGCATGTCGGGCGCGACGATGTCGACCGCCTGATTCTGGATGAGGCGGCGGAGTTCGGTCACGCGGTAGCGGTTTTCACCGACCGTGATGGGGGTGAGCGTAGACTTCGTGACTTCTTCCTGCACTTCGAGGTTCTCCGGCGGGACGGGGTCTTCGAGCCACCACACGTCGTAGTCCTCGATAGCCGCTGCGAGACGCTTCGCGCTGCCGCCCGAGAACGTCCAGTGGCAGTCGAACGCCACGTCCGCGCGGTCCTTCACGCGTTCGGTGACCTTCTCGACGATTTCGGCCTTGTGCCGAATCTCGCCGGGGCGGAGGTGTCGGTTCGCGCGGTCCTTTTCGAAGCCGGACGGCACGTCGAGGTCGAACTTCAGGGCGTCGTAGCCGAGTTCCTCGACGACGCGCTCTGCCTCGTCGGCGCAGGCTTCGGGGTCGGCTTCTTCCTCGGTGTGGCAGTCGCAGTAGACGCGAACCTTGTCGCGGTACTTCCCGCCGAGAAGCTGGTAGGCCGGGATTTCGAGAATCTTGCCCGCGAGGTCGTGTAGGGCGATTTCAATGCCAGCGATGGCGGTGACGGTGACACCCTCAACGGAGCCTTCACCGGACATCTTTTGCACGAGGTGTTCGTATAGACGGTCGATGTCGAGCGGGTTCTCCCCCACGATGAAGGGCTTCATGCGCTCGATGAGTTCGGGGACGCCAGCACCCCAGTAGGCCTCACCGGTGCCGACGATACCCGCATCGGTGTAGATTCGGACGAGGGTCCACGGGAAGTTCCCATCGACCATCGTCGTCTGTACGTCCGTAATCTCCACGTCTCGGCCGCCACCGCGCTTTGCGGTCACGCCCATCGTCTCCGCGGAGAGCTCTCGCATCGTATACTCCGCGTTCGGGTCGTGAAGGTCCGCGTAGTTCTTACCCATGTGTTAGGGTTTACTCGTAGATTAGTAAAGTTTTCCGACGGAAGTGTCCCCTCCTCGGGTCGAGGGTGACGACTCGGTGATACGACCGGTGCTCAGAGCCGAGGGCCACACCCGTAGTGACTCGATAACCTCCGGATTTTGTGACTATCTGTAAGATGTGAGAGTACTTCGGAAACGGACACTCAGAGCCGGTTGGTATTCCCGTGTTAAGACGAGTTAAGGTATCATATTTTCGCAGACTGCGGTACATTCTGAATTCGTGAACCTCCAACTGTTGTGTAACTCATCCGGTGCGACTGAACCGGTCGTCTGTCTGGGAGTAGATAATTCGTAACGAAAGCCTCCGAAGACAAATATCGAGTTGAATCATGTCTCCGACTGCCAGCGCTGAATCACTCCATAGAACAGACACCGACACACCGGAGGTTGCTCGATGAACCGTAATCGACTCGGCGTCGCGGTCGTCGTCTTGGTCATCGTCGTATTCGCCCTGCTGTCCGGCGGCGTGAACACGTCCAGCAAGTCGGTCCCGACAGACGAAGCCGACGCGACTATCGACACGGACGTAACCAACCCGGACAGCGACGCGGACGGCACCAACGACGTACTCAAAGAACCCGCTATCGTCGACAGTGATGACGACTCGGAGACGGATAACAATAGCTCCGACACCGATACCAGTACCACCAACGGCACGTTCACGACGGTGAACGAGACGGATACCGACGACAACTCAGAGACGACGAAGAAAAACAGCGGGTCGAGTTCCGACGACTCGGACGACTCCGACTCGGATACCAACGACGGGTCGTCGACGGACGACAGCACCACAGACCACTCGCCGAGTACCGACGACGATGACAGTTCGTCTACCGACGACAGCGACTCGACCACCGACGACAACACAACAACCGACGATTCGTCCACTGACGACGAGACCGATATGTGTACAGTGTGAATTGCCGACACTGTAAGCAGGGTGGGGGGTATACCCATCCACGTTACAGGGTGGCATTGTCGGCGATAGTGCGTCGAGACAGCCTCGACGTATCGTACTCGGTCGACCAGCCGTTAGTCGACAAGCAGGTTGAGCGCGTACGCGGTTCGGAGCACCGACGCAGCGTCTCCCCGGTCGAACACTAGCTCGTCGGTTTCACGGACGTGTTCGAGCACGCCTGGCGAGG
It includes:
- a CDS encoding MOSC domain-containing protein, with amino-acid sequence MTTEVRGRVEALYTAPSKGESMVAHETVAVRDGGVDGDRYFEGTGYYSATDGCQVTLVDAAVLDDAEREFGLDLSSGQHRRNVVVRGVDLADLLDATFELGEAELRGTKLRPPCAYLADLVGDEDVVEALRERRGGICADVVTPGHVAVGDGLRVTEANPREMGRQIAERLGGSNAETEPSGPEVGHE
- the galK gene encoding galactokinase, encoding MTESNRQTESSQQTEHGPVNRARAGLQTAFGTGSNTQDPVVALAPGRVNLVGGHTDYNDGLCLPMAVDRYVAVAARPRDDDLLRVHATDFDGTARIAPGDDPDGWAAYIAAVARVLREQVPIPGSDLAIASTVPSGAGLSSSAALELATGRALLAVADAELPTTDLALACWRAEREGVGVECGILDQFAVGLCKSDSALFLDCRTREYEHVPLGGAVGILVIDTGVSHELADSGYNDRVRECREAVTALRDASGRPLDTLRDVDRDLLESHADALEPVHYRRAKHVVTENERVNVARDALSAGDFERVGEAMVAGHESLRDEYEVSSPELDAAVELATEVDGVYGARMTGGGFGGSAVALVDGDELGCAKEAIRAVLPERVGSDARVFACRPSGGVGLVHSR
- a CDS encoding acetamidase/formamidase family protein, which gives rise to MTDDYTIDYELSDDDEYIHNKWDNSLESVLTVEPGEVVRFECRDALDGQITPGSTAEDFGNVSFDPVHPLTGPVAVEGAEPGDVLAVEFLDFEHKGWGYTGYMPGEMGYGLLPEDFEEGGLYIWDLGDDVAHFVNDIEVPLNLFPGIAGVAPAASGAHNTLPPRDTGGNMDVAQLTKGSTLYLPIEVEDALFSTGDCHAAQGDGEVCVTGIEAPMFVTARFDVLKDKSISQPELETAAISIGSEGPAYGTTGIDDNLMGAMKRAVRHMISHLESEHGLTRGEAYILCSAALDLKMSEVVGAPNWSVTAFLPNSIFPE
- a CDS encoding mandelate racemase/muconate lactonizing enzyme family protein, with the protein product MGKNYADLHDPNAEYTMRELSAETMGVTAKRGGGRDVEITDVQTTMVDGNFPWTLVRIYTDAGIVGTGEAYWGAGVPELIERMKPFIVGENPLDIDRLYEHLVQKMSGEGSVEGVTVTAIAGIEIALHDLAGKILEIPAYQLLGGKYRDKVRVYCDCHTEEEADPEACADEAERVVEELGYDALKFDLDVPSGFEKDRANRHLRPGEIRHKAEIVEKVTERVKDRADVAFDCHWTFSGGSAKRLAAAIEDYDVWWLEDPVPPENLEVQEEVTKSTLTPITVGENRYRVTELRRLIQNQAVDIVAPDMPKVGGMRETQKIADVANQYYVPVAMHNVSSPVATMASAHVGTAIPNSLAVEYHSYELGWWEDLVEETVIEDGYIEIPEEPGLGLTLDMDTVEAHMVDGDTLFDEA